In Brachionichthys hirsutus isolate HB-005 chromosome 5, CSIRO-AGI_Bhir_v1, whole genome shotgun sequence, a single genomic region encodes these proteins:
- the LOC137894076 gene encoding cingulin-like protein 1 has product MESQRLSYVQQHSPGGNRDNMFGVRVQVQGIKGQPYVVLNSSGQPSHRDVSVITHQAGYNPGMLRRSEGERRSPSDPRGAAASSVFHYQKHPEILRPYDPERNSLNRAVPSEASVAPPGEPDASPETTQAANATKPRIPLPAVGQESDRGEAAHKRTPPSGQSPNSAGADSFLSVGQLISQFNSSPRRGRGGPRNRLDLEQCRRSRSVDSGRTSDSSSSSSSSSRASSLKATGGGVYPPGSARARLLGREASSVSKGEDKEASALIKGHRGNEATSPPNETKGLHGGQKSFISGSYSVQNDDSDERDAQVTPDLLKGQQELSVDSPEDAAKQMLLLGYLQDGMTDDDFTAQRKVSLLLETVNKVKWKAAENVEEEEEEGLRDCSAEAKLLLEKQNALEREVSELKQQLETEMKNEKTLAKACEKARTEKKKLQEDLDKSQEELFKLRGRLADIEGELLSTKEKLAQTKAERERSKREMKDLQQQLSEMHDELDRAKTAEGEILLKDVAQLRGDFQEMLQVKEEQEEVLRRKERELSALKGALKEEVETHDSYVAALKDEYENEVEKLLGDFSLARESNALLGKERVKAEEESGAAKMQLKELSLERDQLKQKVQDTSSKVEELSQEVEEAQAAERLLEQRAKQLEREKQQIEEVLKDVRRKEEEMCQSNQSLLARLEDVQSKLAKHNHEHRDLKEKLKEERKQVEELWKTKTDLEDERRLQDRAVEQLQRKMNSMMEECEASTDVLQSQVDEAREKSQRELEELRRQLQEKGAELEKSRQAAKKLQEELLPLEEDLRRCRREQQEAQLRGRQLQQKVEELEERSTVVVGERERQVKLMEGRISQLEEDLTDERCSADRLMERLDKTKVQMDQMRTELMQERAVRQDLECSKTSLERQNKDLKSRVAHLEGSQRTNQDSLISKLNSRIQELEERLQGEERENNNLQQSNRKLERKVKEMKMQVDEEQIGLQSERDQLTQRLKTAKRQMDEAEEEIERLEHVKKKLQRESDEQIEANEQLHGQLNALRNEMRRKKKSPPLIRVVKDAVNDGEDLGSD; this is encoded by the exons ATGGAGTCCCAAAGACTGAGCTACGTGCAGCAACACAGTCCCGGAGGCAACCGGGACAATATGTTTGGGGTCAGGGTTCAGGTTCAAGGGATTAAAGGTCAGCCCTATGTGGTTCTGAACAGCTCTGGACAGCCGAGCCACAGGGACGTCTCTGTCATCACTCACCAGGCCGGGTACAATCCGGGGATGCTGAGGAGATCTGAGGGCGAAAGGCGCTCGCCATCTGATCCAAGGGGGGCGGcagcctcctctgtgtttcattATCAGAAACACCCAGAGATTCTGAGACCTTATGACCCTGAAAGAAATAGCCTGAACCGGGCCGTTCCTTCAGAGGCTTCAGTCGCCCCACCTGGAGAGCCGGACGCCAGCCCTGAGACAACGCAGGCTGCGAATGCGACTAAACCCAGGATCCCTCTGCCTGCTGTGGGTCAAGAGAGCGACCGGGGTGAGGCAGCCCATAAGAGGACACCTCCTTCAGGTCAATCCCCAAATTCAGCGGGGGCAGACTCCTTCTTATCTGTAGGGCAGCTAATAAGTCAGTTCAACAGCAGCCCACGGAGGGGAAGGGGAGGCCCAAGAAACCGGCTGGACCTAGAGCAATGTCGAAGGTCACGCAGTGTGGACAGCGGCCGAACGTCagattcctcttcctcatcgtctTCTTCCAGCCGAGCCTCGTCTCTGAAGGCCACCGGGGGTGGGGTGTATCCTCCTGGGTCGGCCAGGGCCCGGCTCCTGGGCAGAGAGGCGTCTTCCGTGAGCAAGGGGGAGGACAAAGAGGCCAGTGCGCTGATAAAAGGGCATCGTGGAAATGAGGCAACGTCTCctccaaatgaaacaaaagggCTTCACGGAGGACAGAAAAGTTTCATCTCCGGATCTTATAGTGTCCAGAACGATGACTCCGATGAAAGGGACGCACAG GTTACTCCCGATCTTCTGAAAGGACAGCAAGAACTCTCAGTGGACTCGCCTGAAGACGCAGCAAAACAAATGCTGCTGCTTGGTTATCTGCAGGAtgg GATGACGGATGATGACTTCACCGCTCAGAGGAAAGTCTCCCTGCTGCTTGAAACAGTCAACAAGGTCAAGTGGAAGGCTGCTGaaaatgtggaggaggaggaggaggaagggttgAGG GATTGCTCAGCAGAGGCGAAGCTTTTGCTGGAAAAGCAAAACGCTCTGGAGAGAGAAGTGTCggaattaaaacaacaactggaAACAGAGATGAAG aatgaaAAGACTCTGGCCAAGGCTTGTGAAAAAGCcagaacagagaagaagaaactccAGGAAGACTTGGACAAAAGTCAGGAAGAGCTCTTCAAACTCAGGGGCAGACTCGCAGACATTGAGGGAGAACTCCTGTCCACCAAAGAGAA GCTGGCTCAGACGAAGGCGGAGAGAGAACGATcaaagagagagatgaaagaccttcagcagcagctctctgagATGCACGACGAACTGGACCGCGCCAAAACGGCGGAGGGAGAAATCCTCCTGAAG GATGTGGCACAGCTGCGCGGGGACTTTCAGGAGATGCTACAGGTGAAGGAGGAACAAGAGGAGGTGCTGCGCCGCAAAGAGAGGGAGCTCAGTGCCTTGAAGGGGGCGCtcaaagaggaggtggagactCACGACAGCTACGTGGCTGCTTTGAAAGATGAATATGAAAATGAGGTGGAGAAGCTCCTCGGGGATTTCAGCCTGGCCAGAGAG AGCAATGCTTTGCTTGGCAAAGAGAGGGTcaaggcagaggaggagagcggTGCAGCTAAGATGCAGTTAAAGGAGCTGAGCCTGGAGAGAGATCAGTTGAAGCAGAAGGTGCAGGATACGAGCAGCAAGGTGGAGGAGCTGAgtcaggaggtggaggaggcgcaAGCCGCAGAAAGGCTGTTGGAGCAGAGAGCAAAGCAGCTGGAG agagaaaagcagcagattgAGGAGGTGCTGAAAGAcgtgaggaggaaggaggaggagatgtgtCAGTCCAACCAGTCACTGCTCGCTCGCTTAGAAGACGTTCAG AGTAAGTTGGCCAAGCACAATCATGAGCACAGGGACCTGAAGGAGAAGctcaaggaggagaggaaacaagTGGAGGAGTTGTGGAAGACAAAAACTGACCTGGAGGATGagaggaggctgcaggacagggCTGTGGAGCAACTTCAAAGGAAG ATGAACAGCATGATGGAGGAGTGCGAGGCATCTACAGACGTACTTCAGAGCCAGGTCGACGAGGCCAGAGAGAAGAGCCAGAGGGAGTTGGAGGAGCTGCGGAGACAGCTGCAGGAAAAGGGCGCAGAGCTGGAGAAGTCCCGACAGGCAGCCAAAAAACTGCAGGAAGAG ctgcttcctctggaGGAGGATCTCCGGCGGTGTCGcagggagcagcaggaggcccAGCTGAGGGGccggcagctgcagcagaaggtggaggagctggaggagaggagcacagttgtggtgggagagagagagcggcagGTCAAACTCATGGAG GGGCGAATCAGTCAGCTAGAAGAAGATCTGACCGATGAGCGCTGCAGCGCTGACCGCCTGATGGAACGGTTGGATAAAACCAAAGTACAG ATGGACCAGATGAGGACCGAGCTGATGCAGGAGAGAGCAGTCAGGCAGGACTTGGAATGTAGCAAGACGAGCCTAGAGAGACAG AATAAAGATCTGAAGAGCAGAGTCGCTCATCTGGAAGGATCACAGAGGACCAATCAGGATTCGCTCATCTCCAAACTTAACAGCCGcatccaggagctggaggaaaggTTACAGGGAGAAGAGAG agagaacaaCAACCTGCAACAGTCGAACCGCAAGCTGGAGCGCAAAGtgaaagagatgaagatgcagGTGGACGAAGAGCAAATCGGCCTGCAGAGTGAGCGAGACCAG CTGACTCAGAGGCTGAAGACGGCGAAGAGGCAGATGGatgaggcggaggaggagattGAGCGTCTGGAGCATGTTAAAAAGAAGCTGCAGCGAGAGTCAGACGAGCAGATCGAGGCCAACGAGCAGCTTCACGGCCAACTGAACGCGCTGCGGAATGAGATGAG GCGCAAGAAGAAATCACCTCCACTCATTAGAGTTGTGAAGGACGCCGTGAATGACGGGGAAGACTTGGGATCAGACTGA